Proteins encoded by one window of Halomonas chromatireducens:
- a CDS encoding TetR/AcrR family transcriptional regulator yields the protein MIETTLRLIQARGLHGVSLNDILSESGAPRGSLYFHFPGGKETLVLEAMQAGIDEASQALRESLAQGTTPAEGVRLFFRAASAEMTDSEYRFGCPVAPIILDAPEVSSELAAACRAALEDWTRMYHDVLLAAGLAPARAERLARMIVACLEGALIMARSQQASSIITEVGEEVSEQVAAALAKK from the coding sequence ATGATCGAAACGACCCTGCGCCTGATCCAGGCGAGGGGCCTCCATGGCGTCAGCCTCAACGATATCCTCAGCGAGAGCGGCGCTCCCCGGGGGTCACTGTATTTCCACTTCCCCGGCGGCAAGGAGACGCTGGTGCTGGAAGCCATGCAAGCAGGCATTGACGAGGCCTCTCAGGCCCTGCGGGAGAGCCTGGCACAAGGCACGACCCCGGCGGAGGGTGTGCGCCTGTTTTTCCGGGCCGCCTCGGCAGAGATGACAGATTCCGAATACCGCTTTGGCTGCCCTGTCGCCCCCATCATTCTGGACGCGCCGGAAGTGTCCAGCGAACTGGCCGCAGCCTGCCGGGCCGCGCTGGAAGATTGGACTCGGATGTACCACGATGTCCTCCTGGCGGCGGGGCTGGCGCCGGCAAGAGCCGAGCGCCTTGCCCGGATGATCGTCGCCTGCCTGGAAGGCGCCCTGATCATGGCGCGCAGTCAACAGGCCAGCAGCATCATCACCGAGGTGGGAGAAGAGGTGTCCGAGCAAGTCGCCGCAGCCCTGGCCAAGAAGTAG
- a CDS encoding exopolysaccharide biosynthesis protein — MEEEPREPHNLAELIDVIEAIESPSGRISFDEVLEAAGRRSFGPLLLLAGLVTLIPVISGIPGVPSLMGLFTLLVCVQMLIGRRTFWLPAWLRNRTVDSNKVRKGLKWMHKPAHLVDRMLYRRLSFMVGKSSMQLIAVACLMLALAMLPMEFVPFSANLAGVALTLFGLALIARDGVLAIIGFLVWGTILAGIIHYLI; from the coding sequence ATGGAAGAGGAACCCAGGGAACCTCACAATCTGGCAGAACTGATCGATGTGATCGAGGCGATCGAGTCACCTTCAGGCCGAATCAGCTTCGACGAAGTGCTGGAAGCCGCGGGGCGACGCTCCTTCGGCCCCCTGCTGCTGCTGGCAGGCCTAGTGACGCTCATACCCGTCATCAGTGGCATCCCGGGAGTCCCATCGCTGATGGGCCTTTTCACATTGCTGGTCTGCGTACAGATGCTCATCGGACGGCGCACCTTCTGGCTACCCGCCTGGCTACGAAATCGAACCGTCGACAGTAATAAGGTACGCAAGGGGCTGAAATGGATGCACAAGCCGGCACACCTGGTCGACCGGATGCTGTATCGACGCCTCTCCTTCATGGTGGGAAAGTCGAGCATGCAGCTGATTGCAGTGGCCTGCCTGATGCTCGCCTTGGCCATGCTACCAATGGAATTCGTGCCCTTCTCCGCGAACTTAGCGGGGGTGGCGCTCACGCTATTCGGGCTCGCCCTGATAGCCAGGGATGGCGTGTTGGCGATTATTGGCTTTCTGGTCTGGGGAACGATACTGGCAGGAATCATTCACTATCTGATATAG
- a CDS encoding TetR/AcrR family transcriptional regulator, with protein MAYRQTPSVEARLQDNRSRILRAARTLVSEGGWKEAQVANVAAVAGIATGTVYRYFPSKADLFTEVLSKVSQREVDVMSEIAASEASASVRLHSAISTFVCRAMRNPRLAYALIAEPCDKAIDAERMTYRAAISEVVRMIIATGQSSAEMRSDIRSDIAASVIVGGFMEALIGPLSPFSQQQHQDTDSYQREVAALADQIATLACTSVAPAPNTVRQLPRRTT; from the coding sequence ATGGCCTATCGACAGACTCCCTCCGTGGAGGCTCGCCTGCAGGACAATCGCAGCCGCATTTTGAGGGCCGCTAGAACGCTCGTCAGCGAAGGCGGCTGGAAAGAAGCTCAGGTTGCCAACGTGGCAGCAGTAGCAGGCATTGCCACCGGCACGGTCTATCGTTACTTCCCCTCCAAAGCCGACCTTTTTACCGAAGTGCTGTCGAAGGTTTCACAACGCGAAGTGGATGTGATGAGTGAGATTGCCGCCAGCGAGGCCTCGGCATCCGTTCGGCTGCATTCAGCCATCTCGACCTTCGTATGCCGTGCCATGCGCAACCCCCGCCTTGCGTATGCGCTGATCGCAGAGCCATGCGACAAGGCCATCGACGCCGAGCGAATGACCTACCGTGCCGCCATCAGTGAAGTGGTGCGCATGATCATCGCAACAGGCCAGTCCAGTGCAGAGATGCGCAGCGACATTCGATCGGACATTGCCGCCTCCGTGATTGTTGGTGGCTTCATGGAAGCCCTGATTGGCCCGCTGTCTCCATTCAGTCAACAGCAACATCAGGATACGGATAGCTATCAGCGCGAAGTGGCAGCTCTGGCCGACCAGATCGCTACGCTGGCCTGTACAAGCGTGGCACCTGCTCCGAATACGGTACGACAACTCCCCAGGAGAACAACATGA
- a CDS encoding threonine ammonia-lyase, with protein sequence MIHLQQVQQARASIAPMLSPTPLLLDHALSDRFGRRVLFKCELFQRTGSFKARGGLYWVRTASRAELAGGLGAVSAGNHALGLAWAARKAGVPVTIVMPENASRFKVTGSRELGAEVILHGDINDAWALMHQLVEERGLTLVHPYDNERIIAGQGTVGLEILEQAPKASVIVCPVGGGGLISGIGVVTAAMRPELALVGVEPSGAASMAHAWASGAPAPLAQVATCAKSLAAAVVGDYTYPLCLANTQELASVGEGAIRRAMTHLIYQTKLLAEPGAAVGVAALLENAVELPPRGDIVVVITGGNMSGEELGEFLN encoded by the coding sequence ATGATTCACTTGCAGCAAGTCCAGCAGGCAAGAGCCTCCATTGCTCCGATGCTCTCTCCCACGCCCCTGCTGCTCGACCACGCCTTGTCCGACCGCTTTGGTCGACGCGTCCTGTTCAAGTGTGAACTCTTCCAGCGCACCGGCTCCTTCAAGGCGCGTGGCGGGCTCTACTGGGTACGCACGGCCTCCCGGGCGGAGCTTGCCGGTGGCCTGGGTGCCGTCTCCGCCGGCAACCACGCGCTGGGCCTGGCCTGGGCGGCGCGCAAGGCGGGTGTACCGGTCACCATCGTGATGCCCGAGAACGCCAGTCGCTTCAAGGTAACGGGCAGCCGCGAGCTGGGGGCCGAGGTGATCCTGCATGGCGATATCAACGACGCCTGGGCACTGATGCATCAGCTGGTCGAGGAGCGCGGGCTGACGCTGGTGCATCCCTACGACAACGAGCGCATCATCGCCGGCCAGGGTACGGTGGGGCTGGAAATTCTCGAACAGGCGCCCAAGGCATCGGTCATCGTCTGCCCCGTTGGCGGCGGCGGACTGATTTCGGGCATCGGGGTCGTCACGGCGGCAATGCGCCCTGAACTCGCGCTGGTCGGGGTCGAGCCGAGCGGGGCTGCCAGCATGGCCCATGCCTGGGCCAGCGGCGCACCGGCCCCGCTGGCCCAGGTGGCCACCTGCGCCAAGAGCCTGGCCGCCGCAGTGGTCGGCGATTACACCTACCCGCTGTGCCTGGCCAATACCCAGGAGCTGGCAAGCGTAGGGGAAGGTGCCATCCGCCGCGCCATGACACACCTGATCTATCAGACCAAGCTGCTGGCCGAGCCCGGTGCCGCGGTGGGTGTCGCCGCCCTGCTTGAGAACGCAGTGGAACTGCCGCCCCGCGGGGATATCGTGGTGGTGATCACCGGAGGCAATATGAGCGGCGAGGAATTGGGAGAATTTCTTAACTGA
- a CDS encoding AAA family ATPase: MQDAPQDVHNNEWDQLALFGQFSLTLGDDVLTQFSYDKVKALLVYLLLHQQPVNRASLAELLWPDQGLSSGRTNLRHALHCLRQSLGEEAERVLVVSRQTIAFRLPESWHFDLHELQQLLDGPKDIATLERLLQRYRGDLVEELQLPSCTEFQRWLVQLRNEWRQRVIRFAEAILEGNDEIPDHLLQALVSRFSGYGPFHERLVRQLAEQGQLAAAHEQYSAYLQLLALSGQQPEPGFLQLARYWSDGNPDLHGLSSQGAFSRTLAAGSSPLREDEIEQRQLSVMAIRLRVKGEFSARDETRACLALQIELMRWLEQQCHHLGGFWLPGATGGLGLACFGTHGPAHQLAELVALYEHCRRVLPDEIARHWSGADDAPRIELAAGLNSGRVVYLPERQLVDPLGQVTQNALELMTAAEGSELVISQEASQHMPPALDLQPRLSSRLVASDGRVRLRALVLGHNEGGRDAMPPSLVGRETPLRTLRDALARAGIGLRQSVLVRGASGMGKSALMVGFRQLELSRDAAICWQPTTRLSVLEPYGVARALLRWRLDGELTVETLAELLEEHADLALGSHQLSLLEEALGVRETPEVAQLAKSGEAADLVVAILCRVIEKHALERTQVLMIDDLQWLDEPSFRVLAGLQARLPINCAFLLVASHHGREALPTRLHWDQQVTLGHLDAMQSSRLLSQLARRYRLHLSPRLRGQIIERCDGVPLYMQEICRRLEIDRREGRSVHLDELPRGLLGLLAGRIDQLDGDREVAHVAAVLGRRFRLDFLAECSGWEMPQLNRALEQMRRLEIIESAGGEGGCREYQFSHQLLQEAAYLSCPRDVRVRIHRQVVSLIEERFPMWIGRHPGDFATHLRRSGHYARGARYFELAAREALKVSANRTALKMADFGLASLRHVEEQAEREVSLLTVRGQAAFALEGHGSPTAHESFVRARELLVQCEGCSADDTEDLEQAFLVKWGLWVGCSQRHAHADAFSLAASLASIASRLEDPRYHRLADYARANCEYWAGRVSQAYDHLDEIAPLEQPMMIEWLPFSEHPQVAAACFQGWAICLRGDYRRAEQQVESAIRLAERIGHPGSLAMALLFAAALYRQLGHVHLAAQRAEQAVTLTETPDLHLWQVSAQGVLGWRRALSGDRDGLRIMDGAQEEFGEITGRDRYHRPNLWYSDACIALDELASAEDYLDQCLLIARERSTLFVPELAVQLARVRHLLARPQAEIRLLVEQALEFARLHDNRHQELCALEAWLTLVDARDEAARELFRELLNNVTHSDAPVLVRWRTLLDRRLPQAENAESQL; the protein is encoded by the coding sequence ATGCAGGACGCTCCACAAGACGTTCATAATAACGAATGGGATCAGCTAGCGCTGTTTGGACAGTTTTCACTGACACTGGGCGATGACGTCCTGACTCAGTTCAGTTACGACAAGGTCAAGGCGCTACTGGTCTATCTGCTGCTGCACCAGCAACCCGTCAACCGGGCCAGCCTGGCCGAGTTGCTGTGGCCCGACCAGGGCCTCTCTTCAGGGCGCACCAACCTGCGCCATGCCCTGCATTGCTTGCGACAGTCGCTGGGCGAAGAGGCAGAGCGGGTGCTGGTGGTATCCCGCCAGACCATTGCCTTCCGACTTCCCGAGAGCTGGCATTTCGATCTGCACGAACTTCAGCAGCTCCTCGATGGACCCAAGGATATCGCAACCCTGGAACGGCTGCTTCAACGGTACCGCGGCGACCTGGTCGAGGAACTGCAGCTGCCTTCCTGCACCGAATTCCAGCGTTGGCTGGTTCAGCTACGCAACGAATGGCGCCAGCGGGTGATCCGTTTTGCCGAGGCCATACTCGAGGGCAACGACGAGATTCCCGACCACCTGCTGCAGGCCCTGGTCAGCCGCTTCTCCGGCTATGGCCCCTTCCACGAACGCCTGGTGCGCCAGCTTGCTGAACAGGGCCAGCTGGCGGCCGCCCACGAACAGTACAGCGCCTACCTGCAGCTGCTGGCCCTCTCCGGTCAGCAGCCCGAGCCCGGCTTCCTGCAGCTGGCACGCTACTGGTCCGATGGCAATCCCGACCTTCACGGCCTCTCTTCCCAGGGCGCCTTCTCGCGCACCCTGGCGGCCGGCAGCTCGCCGCTAAGGGAAGACGAAATCGAGCAGCGCCAGCTCTCGGTCATGGCCATTCGCCTGCGTGTGAAAGGTGAATTCTCGGCCCGGGACGAGACCCGGGCCTGCCTGGCGCTGCAGATCGAGCTGATGCGCTGGCTCGAGCAGCAGTGTCATCACCTGGGCGGATTCTGGCTGCCCGGTGCCACCGGTGGCCTGGGCCTGGCCTGCTTCGGCACCCACGGCCCGGCCCACCAGCTGGCCGAACTGGTTGCCCTGTATGAACACTGTCGCCGGGTGCTGCCCGACGAAATCGCGCGTCACTGGAGCGGCGCGGACGATGCGCCGCGTATCGAACTTGCCGCCGGCCTAAACAGCGGCCGCGTGGTCTATCTGCCCGAGCGGCAACTGGTCGACCCGCTGGGGCAGGTAACCCAGAACGCTCTCGAGCTGATGACCGCTGCGGAAGGCAGCGAACTGGTTATCTCCCAGGAGGCCAGCCAGCACATGCCGCCGGCACTGGACCTGCAGCCGCGTCTCTCCTCGCGACTGGTGGCGAGTGACGGCCGCGTACGCCTGCGCGCCCTGGTGCTGGGCCACAACGAAGGCGGGCGCGATGCCATGCCGCCCAGCCTGGTCGGTCGCGAAACGCCGCTGCGCACTCTGCGTGACGCCCTTGCCCGTGCCGGCATTGGCCTGCGCCAGAGTGTGCTGGTACGAGGCGCCTCGGGCATGGGCAAGTCGGCGCTGATGGTGGGTTTCCGTCAGCTGGAGCTGAGCCGCGATGCGGCGATCTGCTGGCAGCCCACCACGCGCCTCTCGGTGCTGGAACCCTACGGCGTGGCAAGAGCCCTGCTGCGCTGGCGCCTTGATGGCGAACTCACCGTCGAGACATTGGCGGAGCTGCTCGAGGAGCACGCCGACCTGGCCCTTGGCAGCCACCAGCTGAGCCTCCTGGAAGAGGCGCTTGGGGTACGCGAAACCCCCGAAGTGGCGCAGCTCGCCAAGAGCGGCGAGGCAGCGGACCTTGTCGTTGCCATACTGTGCCGTGTCATCGAGAAGCATGCCCTCGAGCGCACCCAGGTGCTGATGATCGATGACCTGCAGTGGCTCGACGAACCCTCTTTCCGCGTGCTGGCCGGCCTTCAGGCGCGGCTGCCAATCAACTGCGCCTTCCTGCTCGTGGCCAGCCACCACGGCCGCGAGGCCTTGCCCACACGATTGCACTGGGACCAGCAGGTCACCCTTGGCCACCTCGATGCCATGCAGTCGTCGCGCCTGCTCTCGCAGCTGGCACGACGTTACCGCCTGCACCTCAGTCCGCGCCTGCGCGGACAGATCATCGAGCGCTGCGATGGTGTGCCGCTCTACATGCAGGAGATCTGTCGTCGCCTGGAGATCGACCGCCGGGAAGGGCGCAGCGTCCATCTCGACGAACTGCCGCGTGGCCTGCTGGGGCTGCTGGCAGGGCGCATCGACCAGCTCGACGGCGACCGGGAAGTCGCCCATGTGGCTGCCGTGCTTGGCCGTCGCTTCCGCCTGGACTTCCTGGCCGAATGCAGCGGTTGGGAAATGCCGCAGCTGAATCGTGCCCTGGAGCAGATGCGTCGCCTGGAGATCATTGAATCCGCCGGCGGCGAGGGCGGCTGTCGGGAATACCAGTTCAGCCATCAGCTGCTTCAGGAAGCCGCCTACCTCTCCTGTCCGCGGGACGTTCGCGTGCGTATCCACCGTCAGGTAGTGAGCCTGATCGAAGAGCGCTTCCCCATGTGGATCGGCCGGCACCCGGGCGATTTCGCCACCCACCTGCGCCGCAGCGGCCACTACGCCCGCGGTGCACGTTACTTCGAACTGGCGGCCCGTGAAGCGCTCAAGGTCAGCGCCAACCGCACGGCCCTGAAAATGGCCGACTTCGGCCTTGCCAGCCTGCGCCACGTCGAGGAGCAGGCCGAGCGAGAGGTCAGTCTGCTCACCGTGCGTGGCCAGGCCGCTTTCGCCCTGGAAGGGCACGGTTCGCCCACCGCTCACGAAAGCTTCGTCCGCGCTCGCGAACTGCTGGTTCAGTGTGAAGGTTGCAGTGCCGACGACACCGAAGATCTTGAGCAGGCCTTCCTGGTCAAATGGGGCCTCTGGGTTGGCTGCAGTCAGCGCCACGCGCATGCCGATGCCTTCTCCCTGGCCGCCAGCCTGGCCTCCATTGCCAGCCGGCTGGAAGACCCGCGCTACCACCGCCTGGCCGACTATGCGCGCGCCAACTGCGAATACTGGGCCGGGCGTGTCAGCCAGGCCTACGACCATCTCGATGAAATCGCGCCCCTCGAACAGCCGATGATGATCGAGTGGCTACCGTTCTCGGAACACCCTCAGGTAGCTGCCGCCTGCTTCCAGGGCTGGGCGATCTGCCTGCGCGGCGACTATCGTCGTGCCGAACAGCAGGTCGAATCGGCCATTCGCCTGGCCGAGCGAATCGGCCACCCCGGCTCGCTGGCCATGGCACTGCTGTTTGCCGCCGCGCTCTACCGTCAGCTTGGCCATGTGCATCTGGCCGCTCAACGCGCCGAGCAGGCAGTGACACTGACCGAGACCCCGGATCTTCACCTCTGGCAGGTGTCGGCACAGGGCGTGCTGGGCTGGCGTCGGGCGCTATCCGGCGACCGCGACGGCCTGCGAATCATGGACGGCGCCCAGGAGGAATTTGGTGAAATCACCGGCCGTGACCGCTATCACCGACCCAACCTCTGGTACAGCGATGCCTGCATTGCCCTCGACGAGCTGGCAAGCGCAGAAGACTATCTCGACCAGTGTCTGCTCATCGCCCGCGAGCGAAGCACCCTGTTCGTGCCCGAGCTGGCGGTTCAGCTGGCCCGCGTCCGTCATCTCCTGGCGCGTCCGCAGGCCGAGATTCGCCTGCTGGTGGAGCAAGCGCTGGAATTTGCCCGCCTTCACGACAACCGGCATCAGGAACTCTGCGCCCTGGAAGCCTGGCTGACCCTGGTCGACGCCCGTGACGAAGCAGCCCGCGAACTTTTCCGTGAACTGCTGAACAACGTCACCCACAGTGACGCCCCGGTACTGGTACGCTGGCGCACCCTGCTCGACCGTCGCCTGCCTCAAGCGGAGAACGCCGAATCACAGCTATAG
- a CDS encoding tRNA-(ms[2]io[6]A)-hydroxylase yields the protein MPEIAEVPSDESLLPPDLLDFLNCATPDGWIAWALENPELLLIDHAQCEKKAASTAMSLLYRYVNEPLLLTKMSQLAREELLHFEQVVKLMESRGIVYRHLSASRYAEGLRQHIDAQEPARLVDILIIGAFIEARSCERFARLIPHLDLELAKFYRTLVKSEGRHYEDYLMLARHLAPGPIDDRVAFFAEREAELIVTPDKAFRFHSGVPG from the coding sequence ATGCCCGAGATAGCGGAAGTGCCAAGTGACGAGTCACTGTTGCCACCGGACCTGCTGGATTTCCTCAACTGCGCGACACCCGATGGCTGGATCGCCTGGGCGCTCGAGAATCCCGAGCTGCTGTTGATCGATCATGCACAGTGTGAAAAGAAGGCAGCCTCGACGGCAATGAGTCTTCTCTATCGTTACGTCAACGAACCGTTGCTGCTGACCAAGATGTCGCAGCTTGCCCGGGAGGAGCTGCTGCACTTCGAGCAGGTAGTGAAACTGATGGAGAGTCGGGGTATCGTCTATCGGCATCTCAGCGCTTCCCGCTATGCGGAAGGGCTACGCCAGCACATTGACGCTCAAGAACCAGCGAGGCTGGTCGATATTCTGATTATTGGTGCCTTTATCGAGGCACGCAGCTGTGAACGGTTTGCTCGACTGATTCCGCACCTGGACCTCGAGCTTGCCAAGTTCTACCGCACTCTGGTTAAGTCGGAAGGTCGTCATTACGAGGATTATCTAATGTTGGCGCGGCATCTCGCTCCAGGACCCATCGACGACCGGGTTGCCTTTTTCGCCGAACGCGAAGCAGAGCTGATAGTCACGCCGGACAAGGCGTTTCGTTTTCATAGTGGTGTGCCGGGCTGA
- a CDS encoding cation diffusion facilitator family transporter produces MAMILVGPDSDVLSKRGVKSQHCPEQALGQVALLALVVARLAMREASQRFQHGYWHLEPLVAALNGSILMLLCFYAFLNAVQGLLEGGRELAFDIAIVYAVVVAIICFTMYAYQRRLNRRADSEFVRIDMQGWLMAALITTSLLVAFSIALGLERTAYAYLTPYVDSLLLMILTFCFMPVPIGIVRRALKEVFLIAPSQIDREVHAAMKPVMQREGLVEYFSHVAKAGRGHYIEIHIVTTPEFAAGRGIAVLDEIREEIAAKLSPPPERRWFTVAFTADPRWA; encoded by the coding sequence ATGGCAATGATCCTTGTGGGTCCTGACAGTGATGTCCTGTCGAAGCGGGGCGTCAAGAGCCAGCATTGCCCCGAGCAAGCGCTAGGTCAAGTGGCGCTATTGGCCCTGGTGGTCGCCCGGCTTGCCATGCGCGAGGCCAGCCAGCGCTTTCAGCACGGCTATTGGCACCTGGAGCCGTTGGTCGCCGCGCTCAACGGCAGCATCCTGATGCTGCTGTGCTTCTATGCCTTTCTCAACGCGGTTCAGGGGCTGCTGGAGGGAGGGCGAGAACTCGCCTTCGATATCGCCATTGTCTATGCCGTGGTGGTGGCAATCATCTGCTTCACCATGTATGCCTATCAGCGACGCCTCAACCGCCGGGCGGATTCGGAATTCGTGCGTATCGACATGCAGGGGTGGTTGATGGCGGCGTTGATCACCACCTCACTGCTGGTGGCGTTTTCCATAGCGCTGGGGCTTGAGCGGACGGCCTACGCCTACCTGACTCCCTACGTGGATTCGCTGTTGCTGATGATACTGACCTTCTGTTTCATGCCGGTGCCCATCGGCATTGTGCGGCGTGCCCTGAAGGAGGTCTTCCTGATTGCCCCCAGCCAGATCGACCGCGAAGTGCATGCCGCCATGAAGCCCGTGATGCAGCGCGAGGGGCTGGTCGAGTACTTCAGCCACGTGGCCAAGGCGGGTCGCGGCCACTATATCGAGATCCATATCGTCACCACCCCCGAGTTTGCCGCCGGGCGAGGCATTGCGGTGCTCGACGAGATCCGCGAGGAGATTGCCGCGAAGCTGAGCCCTCCACCGGAACGGCGCTGGTTCACGGTGGCCTTCACCGCCGACCCACGCTGGGCGTAG
- a CDS encoding class I SAM-dependent methyltransferase: MRKTWMAGDFGEVAKFIQHHADDFISSLHITPEKRLLDVACGTGNLAIPAARAGASVTGIDIADNLIEQARTRARAESLDIHFEVGDAESLAQPDAAFDFVVSMYGAMFAPRPERAAAEMVRVCRPGGTIAMANWMPDTFIGDMFKIVGRHVPPPAGLPSPALWGDPDTVRQRLNEGFSDLSTSPVTVIFEYPFAVPEVVEFHRMFFGPIERAWAKLEEDGRQALRRDLETHWDRHNEATDGSTRVKAQYLKVVAIRAAA; encoded by the coding sequence GATGGCAGGCGATTTCGGTGAAGTCGCAAAATTTATCCAGCATCATGCCGATGACTTCATTTCCAGTTTGCACATCACGCCCGAGAAACGACTGCTCGATGTCGCCTGTGGTACGGGTAACCTGGCGATTCCGGCAGCCCGTGCCGGCGCGTCGGTGACGGGCATCGATATCGCTGACAACCTGATTGAACAAGCTCGCACCCGGGCACGAGCCGAAAGCTTGGACATTCACTTCGAAGTCGGCGATGCCGAGAGCCTCGCCCAGCCCGATGCCGCGTTCGATTTCGTGGTGAGCATGTACGGGGCCATGTTTGCTCCGCGCCCCGAGCGTGCGGCCGCCGAAATGGTGCGGGTGTGCCGCCCTGGCGGCACCATCGCGATGGCCAACTGGATGCCGGATACCTTTATCGGCGACATGTTCAAGATCGTTGGTCGCCATGTACCGCCCCCGGCAGGTCTGCCCTCACCCGCCCTCTGGGGCGATCCCGACACGGTACGCCAGCGCCTGAATGAAGGATTCAGTGACCTAAGCACTTCACCGGTCACCGTCATCTTTGAGTATCCGTTTGCGGTTCCCGAAGTGGTGGAGTTCCACAGAATGTTCTTCGGCCCCATCGAACGCGCCTGGGCCAAGCTGGAGGAAGACGGTCGACAGGCACTGCGTCGTGATCTCGAGACGCACTGGGACCGGCACAACGAAGCCACCGACGGCAGCACCCGAGTCAAGGCACAGTATCTGAAGGTAGTAGCTATCCGGGCGGCGGCGTGA